The Mucilaginibacter mallensis genome has a segment encoding these proteins:
- a CDS encoding SusC/RagA family TonB-linked outer membrane protein produces the protein MTQIYTKTGMLFTALLLFCSLQMYGQTKISGTVVDETEAVLPNVTIRLKTNPSTLTSTDSKGHFQINVNNENEYLILSFVGYARQEVAVKGNTALTIHMKPTAGGLNEVVVVGYGTQKKVDLTGAVSTVSGEVLENRPIDNIGRGLQGELPGLNITSYNGKPGTPATFNIRGFTSINGGGPLILVDGVETSLDDINPDDVASATVLKDAASSAVYGSRAAFGVLLITTKSGHTGAPKITYNFNYSVHKITNLPDVVTDPGTVVDYKNEAYSAYYGSNLYNATETAYAHQRSANPSLPATIVDPSTGQYDYLGGTNWFNEAYKSGNPSQIHNISVSGGTDKVTYYFSAGYNSQDGIFRYNPDYYDRYNLRAKLDIELTKWLHITTNSAYNRTTYNSPSLQNGYWVSQGDFFHAIGRENSLAVPKNPDGSWTSAGVAIGFLEQGGRTDTVNNRTQNTIGFNTSFFNNSLRIKGDYTFRSTNNYMQGYQIPVPYETGPDKTVSYAGTSLAYAAADDQSYYNINLYAEYEKNFGTKNYFKAVLGYNQEENNYNSFSASNNNLISNSIGTLNETTGTPPSVGANGYQWALRGYFARLNYEYDKKYLLEIAAREDGSSLFPSDQHYGFFPSASVGWRVSEEPFFKSLLNVVNSLKFRASYGSLGNDQSLQNYQFIPVLTSGTTGSILGGTQQTYVGAPNLVSPNITWETITTKNLGIDVTFFKKLNATFDIYRRYTNNMITQGFALPAVLGATQPLENAADLRTDGWELNLTYNDETTIAGKPFKYGIHANLWDNQSIITKYYNPTGYFLNNPINGSPAYYNGAHVGDIWGLTDIGIFQTNAAAKAAPDQSLFQGYYNLNQAGELQYKDLNHDGKITYGNGTISNPGDMSVIGNTTPRYNFGFGGNFTYDNFDFSVFFQGVGKESFYPGNSGYYWGMFFAPWENVYQNIVGNTWTPQNTNAFYPSLKGWRAGDAGSLLDLATPQSRYIYSAAYIRLKNLTVGYTFPMPMLKKIGVDRIRVYVSGEDLWESDKLPQGYDPEGLRGYASGELYPFQRAYSFGVDVKF, from the coding sequence ATGACACAAATTTATACAAAAACGGGAATGCTGTTCACAGCGCTCCTTTTGTTTTGTTCATTACAAATGTATGGGCAAACGAAAATTTCAGGAACCGTTGTTGATGAGACAGAAGCGGTTTTGCCAAATGTTACTATCAGGTTAAAAACTAATCCATCAACCCTTACCAGTACTGACTCAAAGGGGCATTTTCAAATTAATGTTAATAATGAAAATGAGTACCTGATTTTAAGTTTCGTAGGCTATGCCCGGCAGGAAGTTGCAGTAAAAGGCAATACCGCGTTAACCATCCATATGAAGCCTACAGCCGGAGGATTAAACGAAGTTGTGGTGGTTGGCTATGGAACACAGAAAAAGGTTGATTTAACCGGCGCTGTGAGTACCGTAAGCGGTGAAGTATTGGAAAATCGCCCTATAGATAATATAGGAAGGGGTTTGCAGGGAGAGCTGCCAGGCTTAAATATAACATCATACAATGGCAAGCCCGGAACTCCGGCAACCTTTAATATCCGGGGTTTTACCTCCATTAATGGCGGTGGGCCGCTAATATTGGTGGATGGAGTTGAAACCAGCCTTGATGACATCAATCCCGATGATGTAGCGAGCGCAACAGTGCTGAAGGATGCAGCTTCTTCGGCTGTTTATGGCTCACGCGCTGCATTTGGGGTGTTGCTGATCACTACCAAATCAGGCCATACAGGTGCTCCTAAAATTACTTACAACTTTAATTACTCAGTACATAAGATCACCAATTTACCTGACGTTGTAACCGACCCGGGTACAGTTGTTGATTATAAAAACGAAGCCTACTCTGCTTATTATGGCTCAAATCTTTACAATGCTACCGAAACAGCTTATGCGCACCAACGGTCGGCAAATCCAAGCCTGCCCGCAACTATAGTCGACCCATCAACCGGGCAATATGATTACCTGGGCGGTACCAATTGGTTTAATGAAGCATACAAATCTGGGAATCCCAGCCAAATCCATAACATAAGTGTTAGCGGTGGTACTGACAAAGTTACTTATTACTTTTCAGCCGGCTATAATTCACAGGATGGGATATTTCGTTATAATCCGGATTATTATGACCGTTATAACCTGCGTGCCAAATTGGATATTGAACTTACAAAATGGCTGCACATAACAACCAATTCTGCTTATAACCGTACTACTTACAACTCTCCATCTTTACAGAATGGTTACTGGGTATCACAAGGCGATTTTTTCCATGCAATAGGGCGTGAAAATTCATTAGCTGTACCTAAAAATCCAGATGGTTCATGGACTTCAGCAGGGGTAGCTATCGGATTTTTAGAACAAGGTGGCCGCACAGATACAGTAAACAACCGCACACAAAATACTATTGGTTTCAATACATCTTTCTTTAACAATAGCTTGCGGATTAAAGGTGATTATACCTTCCGTTCTACTAATAATTATATGCAAGGTTACCAGATACCGGTACCTTATGAAACCGGACCGGACAAGACGGTATCTTATGCAGGAACCAGTCTTGCCTATGCAGCAGCAGATGATCAATCATATTATAACATCAACTTGTATGCTGAATATGAAAAAAACTTTGGTACGAAAAATTATTTCAAAGCCGTATTGGGTTATAATCAGGAAGAAAATAATTACAACTCGTTTTCAGCAAGTAATAATAATTTGATCAGTAATTCAATAGGCACGCTTAATGAAACAACAGGCACACCACCGTCGGTAGGTGCCAACGGCTATCAATGGGCGCTTAGAGGATATTTTGCCCGCCTAAATTATGAGTACGACAAAAAGTATTTGTTAGAAATAGCAGCACGTGAAGATGGTTCTTCGCTTTTCCCATCTGATCAGCATTATGGTTTTTTCCCATCCGCTTCTGTTGGCTGGAGGGTTTCAGAAGAGCCATTCTTCAAAAGCCTGCTCAATGTGGTTAACAGTCTTAAGTTCCGTGCATCGTATGGCTCATTGGGAAATGACCAAAGTTTGCAAAATTACCAATTTATCCCGGTGCTCACTTCCGGAACAACCGGCAGCATATTGGGCGGTACCCAGCAAACTTATGTAGGTGCCCCTAATTTAGTATCACCCAATATTACCTGGGAAACCATTACTACAAAAAACCTGGGTATAGACGTTACTTTCTTTAAAAAATTAAATGCAACGTTTGATATTTACCGCCGCTATACCAATAACATGATTACCCAGGGATTTGCCCTGCCAGCTGTATTGGGAGCAACCCAGCCACTGGAAAACGCGGCCGATCTGCGTACCGATGGATGGGAATTAAATCTTACTTACAATGATGAAACCACTATAGCCGGAAAGCCATTTAAGTATGGTATACATGCTAACCTTTGGGATAATCAATCAATAATTACGAAATATTATAATCCTACTGGTTATTTCCTTAACAACCCCATAAATGGTAGTCCGGCTTATTATAACGGTGCGCATGTTGGTGATATCTGGGGATTAACCGACATTGGGATATTTCAAACCAATGCAGCCGCTAAAGCAGCGCCTGATCAATCACTTTTCCAAGGCTATTATAACCTGAACCAGGCGGGTGAACTACAGTATAAAGATCTGAACCACGATGGTAAAATAACCTATGGCAATGGTACAATATCAAACCCGGGAGATATGAGTGTAATTGGTAATACCACGCCTCGGTATAACTTTGGGTTTGGCGGTAACTTTACCTATGATAATTTCGACTTTAGTGTTTTCTTCCAGGGGGTAGGTAAGGAATCTTTCTATCCTGGTAATAGCGGGTATTACTGGGGCATGTTCTTTGCACCATGGGAAAACGTTTACCAGAACATAGTTGGTAATACCTGGACACCGCAAAATACAAATGCTTTTTATCCATCCCTTAAAGGCTGGCGAGCAGGCGATGCAGGTTCATTGTTAGACCTGGCCACTCCACAATCACGATACATATACAGCGCCGCTTATATACGCCTTAAAAATTTAACCGTAGGCTATACATTTCCGATGCCTATGCTAAAGAAAATAGGTGTTGACCGCATACGGGTATATGTGAGCGGTGAAGACTTGTGGGAAAGTGATAAGCTGCCGCAAGGGTATGATCCGGAAGGATTGAGAGGGTATGCGTCAGGCGAGTTATATCCTTTCCAGCGCGCGTATTCTTTTGGGGTTGATGTGAAGTTCTAA
- a CDS encoding alkaline phosphatase family protein, producing the protein MKLKLVILLMLITASVVAQGRKTKNIVFISIDGYRWQEIFHGADSALLRVKKFNQQDSASVAAKYWAPTMDERRKKLMPFFWSVIAKEGQLYGNRDLGNNVNVKNRFWFSYPGRSETICGYYDPAVNSNSYPDNPNINVFEFINKQKGYENKVATIAGWDAVARVVNRDRNHMLLINPYENVTGPNLTEAQKLANEIQNYLPDYFGRDVRWDMNTYAIAKTYIMANHPKVTYIDFDDPDELGHAGQYDSFLDAAHYLDAMIGKLWETLQKDPFYKNNTTFVICPDHGRGIGDLWTSHGTSAPHSNETWLAVLGPDTPAIGEVKTSGQIYQDQIAQTIAQLLGFTFTANHPVNNKIETVFK; encoded by the coding sequence ATGAAACTTAAATTAGTTATTTTATTAATGTTGATCACCGCTTCTGTTGTAGCACAGGGCAGGAAAACAAAGAATATTGTATTCATTTCAATTGATGGGTACCGCTGGCAGGAAATCTTTCATGGGGCAGACTCCGCTCTTTTGAGGGTAAAAAAATTCAATCAGCAGGATTCAGCTTCTGTTGCAGCCAAGTATTGGGCGCCTACAATGGACGAGCGCCGCAAAAAGCTTATGCCATTTTTTTGGAGTGTTATTGCTAAAGAAGGCCAGTTATATGGCAACCGTGATTTAGGTAATAATGTAAATGTTAAAAACAGATTTTGGTTTTCATACCCCGGCCGTAGCGAAACCATATGTGGTTATTATGATCCGGCTGTAAATTCTAATTCTTATCCTGATAATCCTAATATAAATGTGTTTGAATTCATAAATAAACAAAAAGGTTATGAAAACAAGGTGGCAACCATTGCCGGTTGGGATGCGGTAGCCAGGGTTGTAAATCGTGATCGTAACCATATGCTGCTAATCAACCCATATGAAAACGTAACGGGCCCAAACCTAACGGAGGCGCAGAAACTGGCTAATGAGATTCAGAATTATTTACCGGATTATTTTGGAAGGGATGTGCGTTGGGATATGAATACTTATGCCATTGCAAAAACCTATATTATGGCTAATCATCCCAAGGTTACTTATATAGATTTTGATGATCCTGATGAATTAGGACATGCCGGGCAATATGATTCATTTTTAGATGCTGCTCATTATTTAGATGCAATGATTGGGAAACTGTGGGAAACCTTGCAAAAGGACCCTTTTTACAAAAACAATACAACGTTTGTTATCTGCCCTGATCACGGTCGCGGTATTGGTGATCTGTGGACCAGTCATGGAACAAGCGCGCCGCATTCAAATGAAACCTGGTTGGCAGTTTTAGGGCCTGATACCCCGGCAATAGGGGAAGTGAAAACTTCCGGGCAAATTTACCAGGATCAAATAGCGCAAACGATAGCTCAATTACTCGGGTTTACATTTACTGCTAACCACCCTGTTAACAATAAAATCGAAACAGTTTTTAAATAG
- a CDS encoding metallophosphoesterase family protein — MKRRDVIKSAGILAATGLITSKSNIANAAITEAKSKSKLALRVAHITDVHIRPDLDAPEKFKKCLEEIKKQKIDFFLNGGDSIFDASYDDVKKERVTELWNLWDDCTKGINGYEVHSCIGNHDTWWAAPDKSDAMYGKDYVVKRLGIPNRYYSFSKAGWHFIIVDGNNPSITLDDEQFNWLKNELEKLPADQPVLIMSHYPILGVTPFWEGGMHSDYKKLKALFYQHRDKVKVCLSGHNHLLDTASYNGTQYFCNGAMSGYWWGKGDDKSAGEGYYEETPPGYAILELYQDGSVINKYTPHSY; from the coding sequence ATGAAAAGAAGAGATGTTATTAAAAGCGCCGGTATATTGGCAGCTACCGGTCTGATAACAAGCAAAAGCAATATTGCAAATGCTGCTATAACTGAAGCGAAAAGCAAATCCAAGCTTGCATTAAGGGTTGCACACATAACCGATGTTCATATCAGGCCTGACTTAGACGCACCGGAGAAATTTAAAAAGTGCCTGGAAGAAATAAAAAAGCAAAAAATAGATTTTTTCCTGAATGGTGGTGATTCTATATTCGACGCATCATATGATGATGTAAAAAAGGAGCGCGTAACAGAGTTATGGAATTTATGGGATGATTGCACTAAAGGAATAAATGGTTATGAAGTTCATAGTTGCATCGGCAACCATGATACCTGGTGGGCTGCACCTGATAAATCAGATGCAATGTATGGCAAAGATTATGTGGTAAAGCGTTTAGGTATACCTAACAGGTATTACAGCTTTAGCAAAGCTGGCTGGCACTTTATTATAGTTGATGGTAATAATCCATCCATCACTTTAGATGACGAGCAATTCAACTGGTTAAAAAATGAGCTTGAAAAATTACCTGCAGATCAGCCTGTTTTAATCATGTCACATTACCCTATCCTGGGTGTAACCCCATTTTGGGAAGGAGGCATGCACTCCGACTATAAAAAATTAAAAGCCTTATTCTATCAACATCGCGACAAAGTAAAAGTATGCCTGAGCGGTCACAATCATTTATTGGATACCGCATCCTACAATGGCACACAATATTTTTGTAACGGCGCAATGAGTGGCTATTGGTGGGGTAAAGGCGATGATAAATCTGCAGGCGAAGGATATTATGAAGAGACCCCGCCCGGCTATGCTATACTTGAATTATACCAGGATGGCAGCGTAATAAATAAATATACGCCGCATTCATACTAA
- a CDS encoding ABC transporter permease: MEEHIWFLVELFISGKATEAEASELAYLLGSHADLLNMVKEFLGEYNDPDPQVTFSQKQALLNRAENIHNEFAYLRQPTQTRQRVQVVNDNVLSKIPKISFADRVRHESLIFSQLLKITIRQLRRNRAISFINISGLAIGMATAILIFLWVANELSYDQFHTNKDRIYEVYSQTKVNGQLRVDGGLPSILAPVLKANYPQVEEVNRLSGVGSFVLKHGDKRFEGRGVLTDPNFFKFFSYQFSEGNAATALTGLHTIVLTQQMAHKLFGNEDPMGKIVKIDSIANFTVTGVLKPLPANTVLNFVEYFVPLSYMKEVHWARDDWGSNTVQTYVMLKHGISRQTVEGLFWNVFSNQHVNPGTNAVVQPMADWWLYSDYENGKFLPGRLVMVKWFALIAALVMLIACINYMNLGTARSAKRAKEVGIRKVAGAGRGILIKQFLGESVLTAITAAVLCIGLVQLCLPAFDNLVGDNLTVPYGNPLFWLAVISFAFITGIFAGIYPAFYLSAYRPVKVLKGILTSAGSLLAPRKVMVVMQFTLAITFIICTLVIYRQIDFGLHRSKGYDSTNLVNIYIKGDIEKNYPVIKQELLESGAITGITRTNSSVDDIWTANDDYSWQGKNPSVSITFEENFTDQDFTQTSGITLLEGRDIDVYRYPSDTAAVLLTETAVKKIGFKNPVGQLIKKGNINLHVVGVIRDYIAGWAYELPKPIIIRGTTKQYGAMNFRLSNTQPVSTSLSKIGAIVRKYNPDYPFAYRFVDNIYKDRIKGDENFGTMAAAFAGLAIFISCMGLFALATFMAENRIKEIGIRKVLGASVAAITTLLSKDFLALVAIAFVIASPIAWWLMNKWLSNYPLHISIGYWVFLLTGAASILIALVTVGFQALKTAILNPIKNLRTE, encoded by the coding sequence ATGGAAGAGCACATTTGGTTTCTGGTTGAGTTATTTATCTCGGGTAAAGCGACTGAAGCTGAAGCAAGTGAGCTTGCCTATCTATTAGGTAGCCACGCTGATCTGCTAAACATGGTCAAAGAATTCCTGGGTGAATACAACGACCCTGATCCGCAGGTAACATTCAGCCAAAAGCAGGCTTTACTGAACCGGGCCGAAAACATCCATAATGAATTTGCTTACCTGCGCCAACCCACTCAAACCAGGCAGCGCGTACAGGTTGTTAACGATAATGTCCTCTCTAAAATTCCAAAGATCAGCTTTGCGGACAGGGTAAGACACGAAAGCCTGATATTCAGTCAGCTGCTTAAAATAACCATCCGGCAGCTCCGCCGTAACCGGGCCATTTCCTTTATCAACATCAGCGGGCTGGCTATTGGCATGGCCACTGCCATACTTATATTTCTTTGGGTGGCCAATGAATTGAGTTACGATCAGTTCCATACAAATAAAGACCGCATTTACGAGGTTTATAGCCAAACAAAGGTTAATGGGCAGCTACGGGTTGACGGTGGACTACCATCAATACTTGCGCCGGTATTAAAAGCCAATTATCCGCAGGTGGAAGAAGTTAACCGCCTTTCGGGAGTAGGTTCCTTTGTTTTAAAGCATGGTGACAAGCGTTTTGAAGGCAGGGGGGTGTTAACAGATCCTAATTTCTTTAAATTTTTTAGCTACCAGTTTTCAGAAGGCAATGCAGCGACAGCATTAACGGGTTTACATACCATTGTATTAACCCAACAAATGGCGCACAAACTGTTTGGCAATGAAGACCCGATGGGGAAAATTGTGAAGATAGACAGTATTGCCAATTTTACCGTGACCGGGGTGCTTAAACCATTACCTGCCAATACCGTGCTCAATTTTGTTGAATATTTTGTTCCGTTAAGCTATATGAAAGAGGTGCATTGGGCAAGGGACGATTGGGGATCAAATACAGTACAGACATACGTCATGCTCAAGCACGGAATAAGCCGCCAAACCGTTGAGGGGCTTTTCTGGAACGTTTTCAGTAATCAGCATGTGAACCCGGGTACAAATGCCGTAGTACAGCCCATGGCAGATTGGTGGCTATATTCTGATTATGAAAACGGAAAATTCCTGCCCGGCAGATTGGTAATGGTGAAATGGTTTGCGCTGATTGCTGCACTGGTGATGCTGATAGCTTGTATCAATTATATGAACCTAGGTACCGCCCGTAGTGCCAAACGCGCTAAAGAGGTGGGTATACGTAAAGTGGCTGGCGCAGGCCGTGGAATACTAATAAAACAATTCCTTGGTGAATCGGTGCTCACCGCAATTACGGCAGCAGTACTGTGCATCGGACTAGTGCAGCTTTGTCTGCCTGCATTTGACAATTTAGTAGGGGATAACCTTACCGTACCTTATGGCAACCCTTTGTTTTGGCTGGCTGTGATATCATTTGCATTTATTACAGGTATTTTTGCGGGTATTTACCCAGCATTCTATCTTTCGGCATACCGGCCAGTAAAAGTGTTGAAAGGTATTTTGACCTCTGCTGGGTCGTTACTCGCGCCCCGTAAAGTTATGGTTGTGATGCAGTTTACGCTGGCCATCACCTTTATTATTTGTACGCTGGTAATTTACCGGCAGATAGATTTTGGATTGCACCGCAGCAAAGGTTATGATTCAACCAACCTGGTCAATATTTACATTAAGGGTGATATAGAAAAAAACTACCCGGTTATAAAGCAGGAATTACTGGAAAGCGGTGCCATTACCGGTATAACGCGCACAAACTCATCGGTTGATGATATATGGACAGCGAATGATGATTACAGCTGGCAGGGCAAAAACCCATCAGTCAGTATTACATTTGAAGAAAACTTTACCGACCAGGACTTTACGCAAACCTCGGGCATTACACTGCTTGAAGGGCGTGATATTGATGTGTATCGTTACCCAAGCGATACTGCCGCCGTATTGCTTACCGAAACTGCAGTGAAAAAAATAGGTTTTAAAAATCCTGTAGGCCAATTGATTAAGAAGGGCAACATCAATTTACATGTTGTTGGTGTAATAAGGGACTATATTGCTGGTTGGGCCTATGAGTTACCCAAACCCATTATTATACGCGGAACCACTAAACAATATGGTGCTATGAACTTCAGGTTAAGCAACACACAGCCGGTGAGCACCAGCCTGTCAAAGATTGGCGCCATAGTCAGAAAATACAATCCCGATTATCCATTTGCTTATAGATTTGTGGACAATATATATAAGGACCGTATAAAAGGCGACGAAAACTTCGGTACAATGGCGGCTGCTTTTGCGGGCCTAGCCATTTTTATTTCGTGCATGGGTTTGTTTGCTTTGGCTACGTTTATGGCCGAAAACAGGATAAAGGAAATCGGTATCCGCAAGGTATTAGGTGCATCTGTAGCCGCCATCACAACCCTGTTATCAAAAGACTTTTTGGCGTTGGTGGCAATAGCGTTCGTTATCGCGTCGCCCATAGCCTGGTGGCTAATGAACAAATGGCTCAGCAATTATCCGTTACATATCAGTATAGGTTATTGGGTGTTTCTGCTAACCGGCGCGGCATCTATCCTGATTGCTTTGGTTACGGTGGGTTTTCAGGCGCTAAAAACGGCTATACTTAACCCCATTAAGAACCTGAGAACTGAATGA
- a CDS encoding amidohydrolase, with product MANLIIHNANLLSLHQGFKQDSGDTIAIEGNSIKAIGRWDELKSLVHAGTTVIDAGGKTVMPGFNDSHIHIWKVGNLKTFMLDVRSAGSLDEMLGMIRDYHWRNPDVSWITARGFNEAGWKDGRMPDKNDLDKVVNNKPVYVIRTCAHIAVANTRALEASNITANTPVPSGGMMYIGADRKPNGVFSETALGLVSKHIPAYTKSELKVMVKAARNELYSLGITAATDPAVDPLLLQAYYEMHEADELGFRLNAIPILLPDGGEKPYELPEYYSSDWFNVNTVKFFSDGGLSGKTAALKRYYKNTKEQGILRLQKEQYLQLGKAAMEKGLGLATHAIGDAAIEFVVDSYRQLTEIFPNTIKRIEHLGLPEEKHLETMAKYNMATSMQTIFISELGKNFRQYLDQEYLDQCYPVKSVLKHGILTALSSDAPVVSDLNPLKGTQAAVTRKDNEGYAVAPRESISVAEALKAYTINAAAIGNATQYGALQPGQLADLIILSHDPLKTAANELSHIKIERTFVDGKCVFQV from the coding sequence ATGGCAAATCTCATCATTCATAATGCAAACCTGCTTTCCCTTCACCAGGGATTTAAGCAGGATAGTGGCGATACTATTGCCATTGAAGGTAATAGCATTAAAGCTATTGGCAGATGGGATGAGCTAAAGTCATTGGTGCATGCAGGTACAACCGTAATTGATGCCGGTGGCAAAACGGTAATGCCGGGTTTTAATGATTCTCATATCCACATCTGGAAAGTGGGTAACCTTAAAACTTTTATGTTAGATGTACGGTCGGCGGGCAGTTTGGATGAGATGCTAGGCATGATCCGCGATTATCATTGGCGAAATCCTGATGTATCCTGGATAACCGCCCGTGGCTTTAATGAAGCAGGTTGGAAGGATGGCCGCATGCCCGATAAAAATGACCTGGATAAGGTTGTCAATAATAAACCCGTTTACGTAATCCGTACCTGTGCGCACATAGCGGTAGCAAATACCCGGGCGCTGGAGGCAAGTAATATTACGGCAAATACACCTGTGCCCTCAGGCGGTATGATGTATATAGGAGCGGATAGAAAGCCTAACGGTGTTTTCTCCGAGACTGCATTAGGTTTGGTGAGTAAGCATATACCAGCTTATACAAAAAGTGAGTTGAAGGTAATGGTTAAGGCGGCCCGTAATGAATTATACAGCCTCGGCATTACCGCTGCTACCGACCCTGCTGTTGATCCCTTATTATTACAGGCTTATTATGAAATGCATGAGGCTGATGAATTAGGATTCCGATTAAATGCTATCCCCATTTTATTGCCCGATGGCGGTGAAAAGCCCTATGAGCTGCCCGAATATTATTCATCGGATTGGTTTAATGTAAATACTGTAAAATTTTTTAGCGATGGCGGTTTGAGCGGTAAAACAGCTGCCCTTAAACGTTATTATAAAAATACTAAGGAGCAGGGGATACTTCGCCTGCAAAAAGAACAATACCTGCAACTGGGTAAAGCCGCTATGGAAAAAGGCCTGGGATTAGCTACCCATGCCATTGGTGATGCTGCTATTGAATTTGTGGTTGACAGTTACCGTCAATTAACTGAAATATTCCCCAATACCATAAAACGCATAGAACACTTGGGTTTGCCTGAAGAGAAGCATTTGGAAACCATGGCTAAATACAACATGGCTACATCCATGCAAACCATATTCATCAGTGAGCTGGGTAAAAACTTCAGGCAATATCTGGATCAGGAATACCTGGATCAATGTTACCCGGTAAAATCGGTCTTAAAACATGGCATATTAACCGCTTTATCATCCGATGCACCTGTGGTTAGTGATCTCAACCCACTTAAGGGTACTCAGGCCGCCGTTACCCGTAAGGATAATGAAGGATATGCTGTTGCTCCCCGGGAATCTATTAGTGTTGCTGAGGCCTTAAAGGCATACACCATTAACGCGGCTGCTATAGGTAATGCAACCCAATACGGTGCGTTACAACCCGGCCAATTGGCCGATTTGATCATATTAAGCCATGATCCTTTAAAAACAGCAGCAAATGAGCTGTCACATATTAAAATTGAACGCACATTTGTTGATGGTAAATGTGTGTTTCAAGTTTAA
- a CDS encoding aspartate aminotransferase family protein, producing MSFIKLKTALPGPKGLAALERRKNALPNGLAKSTDIVVERAEGALVWDVDGNQLIDFAGGIGMINVGHGNLQVVNAIKDQLDKYIHTCSLVTTMEPYLDLAELLNSITPGNFPKKTLLANSGSEAVENAINVAKYYTKRNAVLCFEAAYHGRTLLTLSLTSKYTLFKKGFGSYVSDIYRVPAPNTYRGIEGMSEDEYVAWCIKKLEEAFISQVDPESLAAIIIEPVQGEGGFLPMPDAYLYKLREICDRYGIVFIVDEIQCGAGRTGKFFAVEHSGVVPDIVVSAKSIGAGMPISAITGKAEILDAPHLGGVGGTYGGSPVACVAAIEAIKIIKSDAFLNRVNEVGEIIRTTLESWKEKYPLIGDVRGIGAMRLVEFVKDRDSKEPDAEATLEIIKDAVAHGLLMIRAGLFSNCIRLLPPIVITDEQLTEGLQVLEDAIARAQEKRAVTIS from the coding sequence ATGTCGTTTATAAAACTGAAAACAGCATTACCCGGCCCTAAAGGACTGGCTGCTTTGGAGAGAAGAAAAAATGCATTACCTAATGGTTTGGCAAAATCAACAGATATTGTTGTTGAACGTGCTGAGGGCGCTTTGGTATGGGATGTAGATGGCAATCAACTGATCGATTTCGCGGGTGGTATAGGTATGATCAACGTTGGTCACGGCAACCTGCAGGTGGTAAACGCTATAAAAGACCAGCTGGATAAATATATCCATACCTGCTCACTGGTTACCACAATGGAACCCTATCTTGACCTTGCCGAACTGCTTAACAGCATAACGCCGGGCAACTTTCCTAAGAAAACATTGCTGGCAAACTCTGGCTCCGAAGCTGTAGAGAACGCGATAAATGTTGCCAAATATTACACCAAACGCAACGCCGTTTTGTGTTTTGAGGCGGCTTATCACGGTCGTACCTTACTAACATTGAGCCTAACCAGCAAGTATACCTTATTTAAAAAGGGCTTTGGCTCATATGTGTCTGATATTTACCGTGTACCTGCGCCAAACACCTATCGGGGCATTGAAGGAATGAGTGAGGATGAATACGTTGCCTGGTGTATTAAAAAGCTCGAAGAAGCGTTTATTTCACAGGTCGATCCGGAATCGTTGGCAGCCATTATTATTGAACCAGTACAGGGTGAGGGTGGCTTTTTGCCGATGCCCGACGCTTATCTATATAAGCTACGAGAAATATGCGATCGTTACGGAATTGTTTTTATTGTTGATGAAATTCAATGCGGAGCAGGTCGTACCGGTAAGTTTTTCGCTGTTGAGCATAGTGGTGTAGTGCCTGATATTGTAGTAAGTGCCAAATCCATTGGTGCGGGTATGCCGATCAGTGCTATTACCGGCAAGGCGGAAATTTTGGATGCTCCGCATTTGGGTGGTGTTGGCGGTACTTATGGCGGTAGTCCGGTTGCATGTGTGGCAGCTATTGAAGCTATAAAAATTATAAAAAGCGATGCGTTTTTGAACAGGGTGAATGAAGTAGGTGAGATCATCCGCACAACCCTTGAAAGCTGGAAGGAAAAATATCCATTAATTGGCGATGTACGCGGTATAGGCGCCATGCGCCTGGTTGAATTTGTAAAAGATCGCGATAGCAAAGAACCCGATGCTGAAGCAACGCTGGAAATAATTAAAGATGCCGTAGCGCACGGACTATTAATGATCCGTGCAGGTTTATTCAGTAATTGCATCCGTTTGCTGCCGCCTATAGTTATTACAGATGAACAATTAACCGAAGGCTTACAGGTTTTGGAAGATGCCATTGCCCGCGCGCAGGAAAAAAGAGCAGTAACAATCAGTTAA